The Kaustia mangrovi genome has a segment encoding these proteins:
- the folP gene encoding dihydropteroate synthase, giving the protein MGALYVKPIGLVYGSDANEAFGAGVAGRLGGSHAAGFTNLEVIERDGGKVSTSVRAYADLAASGDNTIAGWLDRIERPRAPVAGLDPARLIVMGIVNVTPDSFSDGGEHGDTGDAIAHGRALVEAGADILDIGGESTRPGSDPVSLDDELARVLPVLEALKPLGVPMSVDTRKAEVMRRSVASGAMIVNDVSSLTHDPDALDAAAALDCPVVLMHSLGEPKTMQQDPSYAHVLLDVYDTLEGHILRAEEAGLPRARLIADPGIGFGKTFDHNLQLLNGLALFHGLGVPLLLGVSRKAFIGAITGETVARRRVPGSISAALAGIFQGAQIVRVHDVSETVQALTVWRRIVDARLN; this is encoded by the coding sequence ATGGGGGCATTGTACGTCAAGCCGATCGGACTGGTGTACGGGTCCGACGCCAATGAGGCGTTCGGCGCCGGCGTTGCGGGCCGGCTGGGTGGTAGCCATGCGGCGGGATTCACGAATCTGGAGGTGATCGAGCGCGATGGCGGGAAGGTGTCGACAAGCGTGCGCGCCTATGCCGACCTCGCCGCGTCCGGCGACAACACCATCGCCGGCTGGCTCGACCGGATCGAGCGTCCGCGCGCGCCGGTCGCCGGGCTGGATCCGGCCCGCCTGATCGTCATGGGTATCGTGAATGTGACACCCGACAGCTTCTCCGATGGCGGCGAGCACGGCGACACCGGCGATGCCATCGCCCACGGTCGGGCGCTGGTGGAGGCGGGAGCGGACATTCTCGACATTGGCGGCGAGTCGACGCGGCCCGGCTCCGATCCGGTCTCGCTCGACGACGAGCTCGCCCGCGTGTTGCCGGTGCTGGAGGCGCTGAAGCCCCTGGGTGTGCCGATGTCGGTCGATACGCGCAAGGCGGAGGTGATGCGCCGGTCGGTGGCCTCCGGCGCCATGATCGTCAACGATGTCTCCAGCCTCACCCACGATCCGGACGCGCTCGACGCGGCCGCCGCGCTCGACTGTCCGGTCGTCCTGATGCACAGCCTTGGCGAGCCGAAGACCATGCAGCAGGATCCGTCCTATGCGCATGTGCTGCTCGACGTCTACGACACGCTGGAGGGCCACATCCTGCGTGCGGAGGAGGCCGGCCTGCCGCGTGCGCGGCTGATCGCGGATCCCGGCATCGGCTTCGGCAAGACCTTCGATCACAATCTCCAGCTCCTGAACGGGCTGGCGCTGTTTCACGGGCTCGGCGTGCCCCTGCTCCTCGGTGTGTCGCGCAAGGCCTTCATCGGTGCGATCACGGGGGAGACGGTCGCGCGCCGTCGCGTTCCGGGCTCGATCTCGGCGGCGCTCGCCGGTATCTTCCAGGGTGCGCAGATCGTGCGTGTCCACGACGTGTCGGAAACCGTGCAGGCCTTGACGGTCTGGCGGCGCATCGTCGACGCTCGGCTGAACTGA
- a CDS encoding outer membrane protein has product MKTVKTAIASVVAVGLLGGTALAADMPAYTPEPAPAPAPVYDNSGWYLRGDLGWSWTDMSDHLENDDNFTAGGGVGYRFNDMFRADITGDYSGKYDMGPGKYDAWTLLGNGYVDIPWGSLMTPYVGAGLGWGWLNGSNGLDDDDGFTFALMGGVAFNITERVALDVGYRYRNTSIDGPNFQDHSARAGLRFSF; this is encoded by the coding sequence GTGAAAACAGTAAAGACAGCGATTGCGAGTGTCGTTGCGGTCGGCCTTCTGGGCGGAACCGCACTTGCCGCGGACATGCCGGCCTACACGCCGGAACCCGCGCCTGCCCCCGCACCGGTCTACGACAATAGCGGCTGGTATCTGCGCGGCGATCTGGGCTGGTCCTGGACCGATATGAGCGACCACCTGGAGAACGATGACAACTTCACCGCCGGCGGCGGCGTGGGGTATCGCTTCAACGACATGTTCCGTGCCGATATCACCGGAGACTATTCCGGCAAGTACGACATGGGCCCGGGCAAGTACGACGCCTGGACCCTGCTCGGCAACGGCTATGTCGACATTCCGTGGGGTTCGCTGATGACACCCTATGTCGGCGCGGGTCTCGGTTGGGGCTGGCTCAATGGCTCCAACGGCCTCGACGACGATGACGGCTTCACCTTCGCCCTGATGGGCGGCGTGGCCTTCAACATCACCGAGCGTGTGGCGCTCGATGTGGGCTACCGCTATCGCAACACGTCGATCGACGGTCCGAACTTCCAGGACCATTCGGCGCGCGCGGGTCTGCGGTTCAGCTTCTGA
- the serA gene encoding phosphoglycerate dehydrogenase, translating into MAPRVLIADKMSARAVDVLTERGVEADVKTGLDRDQLIEIINDYDGVIVRSATKITEKVIEASERLKVVGRAGIGVDNIDVKAATAKGIIVMNAPSGNAITTAEHAISMMMALARQVPQANASTHAGKWEKSRFMGMEITGKTLGIVGCGNIGSIVAERALGLKMRVIAFDPFLTDERAVQLGVEKVSLDDLLARADIISLHTPLTDKTRGIIDAAALAKTRKGVRIINCARGGLVVEADLKAAIESGHVAGAALDVFEEEPAKENVLFGMEEVVCTPHLGASTTEAQENVAVQIAEQVANYLLHGAVANALNMPSISADEAPRLKPFIKLAEQLGSFAGQLTESSIKGITIEYAGDVAEMNTKALSSALLAGLLAPILTEVNMVNAPIVAESRGMAVDEVRQSKRGVYDTYIRLIVRTERQQRSVAGTVFSDGKPRIIQIKGINMEAELGPHMLYVTNEDKPGFIGALGMALGDGGINIATFNLGRQERGGDAIALIEVDDTVQPDLLAKVRALPHVRDAKFLTF; encoded by the coding sequence ATGGCACCCCGTGTCCTTATCGCGGACAAGATGTCGGCGCGCGCCGTCGACGTGCTCACCGAGCGCGGCGTCGAGGCCGACGTGAAGACCGGCCTCGACCGCGACCAGCTCATCGAGATCATCAACGACTATGACGGCGTCATCGTGCGCTCGGCGACCAAGATCACCGAGAAGGTCATCGAGGCGTCGGAGCGGCTTAAGGTCGTCGGCCGCGCCGGCATCGGCGTCGACAATATCGATGTCAAGGCGGCCACCGCCAAGGGCATCATCGTCATGAACGCCCCGAGCGGGAACGCGATCACGACCGCCGAGCACGCCATCTCCATGATGATGGCGCTCGCCCGTCAGGTCCCGCAGGCCAATGCCTCCACCCATGCCGGCAAGTGGGAGAAGAGCCGGTTCATGGGCATGGAGATCACCGGCAAGACGCTCGGCATCGTCGGCTGCGGCAATATCGGCTCCATCGTCGCGGAGCGTGCGCTCGGCCTGAAGATGCGCGTCATCGCCTTCGATCCGTTCCTCACCGACGAGCGCGCCGTCCAGCTCGGCGTGGAGAAGGTCTCGCTCGACGACCTCCTGGCCCGGGCCGACATCATCTCGCTGCACACGCCGCTCACCGACAAGACCCGCGGCATCATCGATGCGGCGGCGCTGGCCAAGACCCGCAAGGGCGTGCGTATCATCAACTGCGCGCGCGGCGGTCTCGTGGTCGAGGCAGACCTGAAGGCGGCCATCGAGAGCGGCCATGTCGCGGGCGCGGCCCTCGACGTGTTCGAGGAGGAGCCGGCCAAGGAGAACGTCCTGTTCGGCATGGAGGAGGTCGTGTGCACGCCGCATCTCGGCGCCTCCACGACCGAGGCCCAGGAGAACGTGGCCGTCCAGATCGCCGAGCAGGTCGCCAATTACCTGCTCCACGGCGCGGTGGCGAACGCGCTCAACATGCCCTCGATCTCCGCCGACGAGGCGCCGCGCCTGAAGCCCTTCATCAAGCTCGCCGAGCAGCTCGGCTCCTTCGCCGGCCAGCTCACCGAATCGAGCATCAAGGGCATCACCATCGAATATGCCGGCGACGTGGCGGAGATGAACACCAAGGCGCTCAGCTCCGCGCTCCTGGCAGGGCTCCTGGCACCCATCCTGACCGAGGTCAACATGGTGAACGCGCCGATCGTGGCGGAAAGCCGCGGCATGGCGGTGGACGAGGTGCGCCAGTCCAAGCGCGGCGTCTACGACACCTATATCCGCCTCATCGTGCGGACCGAACGCCAGCAGCGCTCGGTTGCGGGCACCGTGTTCTCCGACGGCAAGCCGCGCATCATCCAGATCAAGGGCATCAATATGGAGGCCGAGCTCGGCCCCCACATGCTCTATGTGACCAACGAGGACAAGCCGGGCTTCATCGGCGCGCTCGGCATGGCGCTCGGCGATGGCGGCATCAATATCGCGACCTTCAATCTGGGCCGCCAGGAGCGCGGTGGCGACGCCATCGCCCTCATCGAGGTCGACGACACGGTGCAGCCCGACCTGCTTGCCAAGGTGCGCGCCCTGCCGCATGTCCGCGACGCCAAGTTCCTGACGTTCTGA
- the ftsH gene encoding ATP-dependent zinc metalloprotease FtsH produces the protein MNNFRNFAVWVIIALLLFALFNLFQGPTQRSSSNEVSYSQLLDEVDAGKVRDVTIAGDTITGHFNDGRSFQTLAPNDPNLISELRNRDVDIRAKPPGEDSFLLNVFISWFPILLMIAVWIFFMRQMQSGGGKAMGFGKSKAKLLTERHGRVMFDDVAGVDEAKEDLQEIVEFLKDPHKFQRLGGRIPKGALLVGPPGTGKTLLARAIAGEANVPFFTISGSDFVEMFVGVGASRVRDMFEQAKKNAPCIIFIDEIDAVGRHRGAGLGGGNDEREQTLNQLLVEMDGFEANEGVILVAATNRPDVLDPALLRPGRFDRQIVVPRPDIVGREKILKVHMRNVPLAPDVEPKVIARGTPGFSGADLQNLVNEAALLAARRGKRLVTQVEFEDAKDKVMMGAERRSMVMTEEEKKLTAYHEGGHALVGLHMPASDPVHKATIIPRGRALGMVMRLPERDHISVTREKFKADLAVAMGGRVAEELIFGHDKVTSGASSDIKMATQLARAMVTQYGMSDKLGPLSYGENEEEVFLGHSVARQQNLSQETQRVVDAEIYTLVDDGYKLARKILEDNIDQLHAIAKALLEYETLSGDEIQDLLNGKPPVRDTTIEDDPVPPKSAVPVTGGGRKGSGENPDAGDMEPQPQA, from the coding sequence GTGAATAATTTCAGGAATTTCGCTGTCTGGGTGATCATCGCGCTGCTGCTGTTTGCCCTGTTTAACCTGTTCCAGGGTCCGACACAGCGCTCGTCGTCGAACGAGGTCAGCTATTCCCAGCTTCTCGACGAGGTCGACGCCGGGAAGGTGCGCGACGTGACGATCGCCGGCGACACGATCACGGGCCACTTCAACGACGGCCGCAGCTTCCAGACGCTCGCGCCCAACGATCCCAACCTGATCTCCGAGCTCAGGAACCGCGACGTCGATATCCGCGCGAAGCCGCCGGGCGAGGACTCTTTCCTCCTCAACGTCTTCATCTCCTGGTTCCCGATCCTGCTGATGATCGCCGTGTGGATCTTCTTCATGCGGCAGATGCAGTCGGGCGGTGGCAAGGCGATGGGCTTCGGCAAGTCGAAGGCCAAGCTGCTCACCGAGCGCCACGGTCGTGTGATGTTCGACGACGTGGCCGGAGTCGACGAGGCCAAGGAGGATCTCCAGGAGATCGTGGAGTTCCTCAAGGACCCGCACAAGTTCCAGCGCCTTGGCGGTCGCATCCCCAAGGGCGCGCTGCTCGTCGGCCCGCCCGGCACCGGCAAGACGCTTCTCGCGCGCGCCATCGCGGGCGAGGCGAATGTGCCGTTCTTCACCATTTCCGGCTCCGACTTCGTGGAGATGTTCGTGGGCGTGGGCGCGAGCCGTGTGCGCGACATGTTCGAGCAGGCCAAGAAGAACGCCCCCTGCATCATCTTCATCGACGAGATCGACGCGGTCGGCCGCCATCGCGGCGCCGGCCTCGGCGGCGGCAATGACGAGCGCGAGCAGACGCTGAACCAGCTGCTCGTCGAGATGGACGGTTTCGAGGCCAATGAGGGCGTCATCCTGGTGGCCGCGACGAACCGCCCCGACGTGCTCGACCCGGCGCTGCTCCGCCCGGGCCGCTTCGACCGCCAGATCGTCGTGCCGCGCCCCGACATCGTGGGTCGCGAGAAGATCCTCAAGGTGCATATGCGCAATGTCCCGCTGGCCCCCGATGTGGAGCCCAAGGTCATCGCGCGCGGCACGCCCGGCTTCTCCGGCGCCGATCTGCAGAACCTCGTGAACGAGGCGGCGCTGCTCGCCGCCCGGCGCGGCAAGCGTCTGGTCACGCAGGTCGAGTTCGAGGACGCCAAGGATAAGGTCATGATGGGGGCGGAGCGACGCTCCATGGTCATGACCGAGGAGGAGAAGAAGCTCACCGCCTATCATGAGGGCGGGCACGCGCTGGTCGGCCTGCACATGCCGGCTTCCGACCCGGTGCACAAGGCGACGATCATCCCGCGCGGGCGTGCGCTCGGCATGGTGATGCGCCTGCCCGAGCGCGATCACATCTCCGTCACCCGCGAAAAGTTCAAGGCCGATCTCGCGGTCGCCATGGGCGGTCGCGTGGCCGAGGAGCTGATCTTTGGGCACGACAAGGTCACCTCCGGGGCGTCGTCCGATATCAAGATGGCCACCCAGCTCGCTCGCGCCATGGTCACCCAGTACGGCATGAGCGACAAGCTCGGGCCCCTGAGCTACGGCGAGAACGAGGAGGAGGTGTTCCTCGGCCATTCCGTCGCGCGCCAGCAGAACCTGTCGCAGGAGACGCAGCGCGTCGTGGACGCGGAGATCTACACGCTGGTCGACGACGGCTACAAGCTCGCCCGCAAGATCCTGGAGGACAATATCGACCAGCTCCACGCCATCGCGAAGGCGCTGCTCGAATACGAGACGCTGTCCGGCGACGAGATCCAGGACCTGCTGAACGGCAAGCCGCCGGTGCGCGACACCACGATCGAGGACGATCCGGTGCCGCCGAAGTCGGCCGTGCCGGTGACGGGCGGCGGGCGCAAGGGCTCCGGGGAAAATCCCGATGCAGGAGACATGGAGCCTCAGCCGCAGGCGTGA
- a CDS encoding phosphoserine transaminase gives MTDQTKPAIRPAVPLFSSGPCAKIPGWTPSLLQNASLGRSHRSKDGKAKLKRAIDLTREVLQVPDSHLIGIVPASDTGAMEMALWSLLGARGVDMLAWESFGKGWVTDVVKQLKLEDTRIVEADYGALPDLSEVDFARDVVFTWNGTTSGVRVPDGDWIPADRDGLTICDATSAAFAQRLAFDKLDVVTFSWQKVLGGEAQHGVLILSPRAVERLESHTPAWPMPKLFRMTKNGKLNAGIFEGATINTPSMLCVEDYLVALDWAKEIGGLDALVARADANMGVVADWVERTPWIAHLAVEPATRSNTSVCLKLSDEALAGLSDEESKAIPKRIVALLEAEGAGLDLGAYRDAPPGLRIWCGATVERADLEALIPWLDWAYARALSELRAAA, from the coding sequence ATGACAGACCAGACGAAACCGGCCATCCGGCCGGCTGTTCCGCTTTTTTCTTCCGGTCCTTGCGCGAAGATTCCGGGCTGGACCCCCTCTCTCCTCCAAAATGCATCGCTCGGGCGCTCGCACCGGTCGAAGGACGGCAAGGCGAAGCTCAAGCGCGCCATCGACCTGACCCGCGAGGTGCTGCAGGTTCCCGACAGCCATCTCATCGGCATCGTGCCCGCCTCCGACACCGGGGCGATGGAGATGGCGCTGTGGTCGCTGCTCGGCGCGCGCGGCGTCGACATGCTCGCCTGGGAAAGTTTCGGCAAGGGCTGGGTGACCGACGTGGTCAAGCAGCTCAAGCTCGAGGACACGCGTATCGTCGAGGCCGATTACGGTGCGCTGCCCGACCTCTCCGAGGTCGATTTCGCCCGCGACGTGGTGTTCACCTGGAATGGCACGACCTCCGGCGTGCGCGTGCCGGACGGTGACTGGATCCCGGCCGACCGGGACGGGCTGACCATCTGCGACGCGACATCTGCGGCCTTCGCCCAGAGGCTCGCCTTCGACAAGCTCGATGTCGTGACCTTCTCCTGGCAGAAGGTGCTCGGCGGCGAGGCGCAGCACGGCGTCCTCATCCTCTCCCCGCGCGCGGTGGAGCGGCTGGAGAGCCACACGCCCGCATGGCCGATGCCGAAGCTCTTCCGCATGACGAAGAACGGCAAGCTCAATGCCGGCATCTTCGAGGGCGCGACCATCAACACCCCCTCCATGCTGTGTGTGGAGGATTATCTGGTCGCACTCGACTGGGCGAAGGAGATCGGCGGCCTCGACGCGCTCGTCGCACGGGCGGACGCCAATATGGGCGTCGTTGCCGACTGGGTCGAGCGCACGCCCTGGATCGCCCATCTGGCGGTCGAGCCCGCCACGCGCTCCAACACCTCCGTCTGCCTGAAGCTCTCCGACGAGGCCCTGGCGGGTCTTTCGGACGAGGAGAGCAAGGCGATCCCGAAGCGCATCGTTGCGCTTCTGGAGGCGGAAGGCGCAGGCCTCGATCTCGGCGCCTATCGCGACGCGCCTCCGGGGCTCCGCATCTGGTGCGGAGCGACGGTGGAGCGCGCCGACTTGGAGGCGCTCATCCCCTGGCTCGACTGGGCCTATGCCCGGGCGCTTTCGGAGTTGCGCGCCGCGGCCTGA
- a CDS encoding outer membrane protein: protein MRIVKLLGGGAVALVTMGAGQALAADLFLPPPPPEPAGCLYARLDGAARFHDRPKVTKNSDGEVYTTEGEKLKDTGVIEGGIGCAFTDNIRADVTAGYAFESKLRNSYGDLDADHSALTGFVNVYYDVADFGGVTPYVGGGIGVAYHRLSDVDAPADSSDGSNVSFAWNLQAGVSFDVAHNVALDIGYRYVNLGRARSGGPSAFKTNDIDAHEARVGVRIGLQGW, encoded by the coding sequence ATGAGAATCGTCAAACTGCTGGGCGGCGGTGCAGTCGCCCTGGTCACGATGGGGGCTGGGCAGGCCCTGGCGGCGGACCTGTTCCTGCCGCCGCCGCCACCCGAGCCGGCGGGCTGTCTCTATGCGCGCCTCGACGGCGCGGCACGCTTCCACGACAGGCCCAAGGTCACGAAGAATTCCGACGGCGAGGTCTACACGACCGAAGGCGAGAAGCTGAAGGATACGGGCGTCATCGAGGGCGGCATCGGTTGCGCCTTCACGGACAATATCCGCGCCGACGTGACCGCCGGCTATGCCTTCGAGAGCAAGCTGCGTAACAGCTACGGGGATCTCGACGCCGATCACTCCGCGCTGACAGGCTTCGTGAACGTCTATTACGACGTCGCCGATTTCGGCGGCGTGACGCCCTATGTCGGCGGCGGCATCGGCGTCGCCTATCACCGTCTGAGCGATGTCGACGCGCCGGCCGATTCCAGCGACGGCAGCAATGTCTCCTTCGCCTGGAACCTGCAGGCGGGCGTGTCCTTCGACGTCGCCCACAATGTCGCGCTCGATATCGGCTACCGCTATGTCAATCTCGGCCGGGCCAGGTCGGGCGGGCCGTCGGCATTCAAGACGAACGACATCGACGCCCACGAAGCCAGGGTCGGCGTGCGGATCGGCCTGCAGGGCTGGTAG
- the glmM gene encoding phosphoglucosamine mutase, translating to MRTYFGTDGIRGKANSWPMNAETALKVGMAAGRLHTRGDHGHRVVIGKDTRLSGYMIESALVSGFLSVGMNVFQFGPLPTPAVAMLTRSLRADLGVMISASHNPYHDNGIKLFGPDGYKLSDSQEIEIERLMDNGLNEGLAAPDKLGRAKRIEDAQARYIEFAKGTFPRELRLDGLRIVVDCANGAAYRVAPAALWELGAEVIPVGVEPNGFNVNDKCGSTAPELVCEKVREMRADAGIALDGDADRVILIDEKGAVVDGDQVLALIARSWAEAGRLTGGGVVATVMSNLGLERHLASLGLDLVRTKVGDRYVVEHMRANGHNIGGEQSGHIVLSDFATTGDGLIAALQVLSVVVASGKPMSEVCTQFERVPQILRNIRYRKGAGAPLELAPVKSAIEAGTERLGTAGRLVIRPSGTEPVIRVMGEGDDAVLVETVVDDIAAALEQAGA from the coding sequence TTGAGAACCTATTTCGGCACCGACGGCATCAGGGGCAAGGCCAATAGCTGGCCGATGAATGCGGAGACCGCGCTCAAGGTCGGCATGGCCGCGGGCCGGCTGCATACGCGCGGCGACCATGGTCACCGCGTGGTGATCGGCAAGGACACCCGCCTGTCCGGCTACATGATCGAGTCCGCGCTCGTCTCCGGCTTCCTGTCGGTCGGCATGAATGTCTTCCAGTTCGGTCCTCTCCCCACGCCGGCGGTGGCCATGCTGACGCGGTCGTTGCGCGCCGATCTCGGTGTCATGATCTCCGCCTCCCACAATCCCTATCACGACAATGGCATCAAGCTGTTCGGGCCCGATGGCTACAAGCTCTCCGACAGCCAGGAGATCGAGATCGAGCGGCTCATGGACAACGGCCTGAACGAGGGACTCGCCGCCCCCGACAAGCTCGGCCGGGCCAAGCGCATCGAGGATGCCCAGGCGCGCTATATCGAGTTTGCCAAGGGCACCTTCCCGCGCGAGCTGCGCCTCGACGGCCTGCGGATCGTGGTCGACTGCGCCAACGGGGCCGCCTATCGCGTCGCGCCGGCGGCGCTGTGGGAGCTCGGCGCAGAAGTCATCCCCGTGGGGGTCGAGCCGAACGGGTTCAATGTGAACGACAAATGCGGCTCGACCGCGCCGGAGCTCGTCTGCGAGAAGGTGCGCGAGATGCGCGCCGATGCCGGCATCGCGCTCGACGGGGACGCCGACCGGGTGATCCTCATCGACGAGAAGGGCGCGGTCGTGGACGGCGACCAGGTGCTCGCCCTCATCGCGCGCAGCTGGGCGGAGGCCGGGCGGCTGACCGGCGGCGGCGTGGTCGCGACGGTCATGTCCAATCTGGGGCTGGAGCGCCATCTCGCCTCCCTCGGCCTCGACCTTGTGCGCACCAAGGTCGGCGACCGCTATGTGGTCGAGCACATGCGCGCCAATGGCCACAATATCGGCGGCGAGCAGTCCGGCCACATCGTGCTCAGCGATTTCGCGACCACAGGCGACGGTCTGATCGCCGCGCTGCAGGTACTGTCCGTCGTGGTGGCAAGCGGCAAGCCCATGAGCGAGGTCTGCACCCAGTTCGAGCGGGTACCGCAGATCCTGCGCAATATCCGCTACCGCAAGGGTGCCGGCGCCCCGCTCGAGCTGGCGCCCGTCAAATCCGCCATCGAGGCGGGCACGGAACGCCTCGGCACGGCCGGCCGGCTCGTTATCCGCCCGTCGGGCACGGAGCCCGTCATCCGTGTCATGGGCGAGGGCGACGATGCGGTTCTCGTGGAGACCGTGGTCGACGATATCGCCGCCGCCCTCGAACAGGCCGGCGCCTGA
- the tilS gene encoding tRNA lysidine(34) synthetase TilS, with amino-acid sequence MSRQSRKARRQAADAALPLTPEETAALFAPFTGTGHLALAVSGGPDSTALMLLAARWRAALAEAERPRVTVLSVDHGLRPEASGECRTVAGWADRCGLSHETLRWTGAKPASGIQAAAREARYALMTDWCRAHGASLLATAHTLEDQAETVLMRLARGSGIDGLAAMAAETGRGGLTLARPLLEVARARLRATLEVAGHPWIEDPSNDDETFERVRVRKALPGLAALGLTPEALARTARRARKAADALDAVAADTLSQAAVLWDGGFCTLDREALLRAEPDIAQRMMQALLVAVGGLAHPPAHDALAGLAEWAGGAEAGARTLAGCRIAPRKGRIVVAREAGRMGAAAVVAARPGETVWDRRFLIRLGGGTAVAEDAHIAPLGADGWARLRQHGDVPSMPAFVAHGLPALWDGRASAPLAVPHLRYLNETAAGTATMEAEFLGGRRLAMLPLRRLAVEGRTGGV; translated from the coding sequence CGCGCCGTTCACGGGGACCGGCCATCTCGCGCTCGCCGTCTCCGGCGGGCCCGACAGCACGGCGCTCATGCTGCTGGCCGCGCGTTGGCGTGCGGCGCTTGCCGAAGCCGAACGTCCTCGGGTTACCGTGCTCTCCGTCGATCACGGGCTGCGCCCGGAGGCCTCTGGGGAATGCCGCACGGTCGCCGGCTGGGCGGATCGCTGCGGATTGTCTCACGAAACCCTGCGCTGGACGGGTGCGAAGCCTGCCAGCGGCATCCAGGCGGCGGCGCGCGAGGCGCGTTATGCGCTGATGACCGACTGGTGCCGCGCCCATGGCGCCTCCCTGCTCGCGACCGCCCACACGCTCGAGGACCAGGCGGAGACGGTTCTCATGCGGCTCGCCCGGGGCAGCGGGATCGACGGTCTGGCCGCCATGGCGGCGGAGACCGGACGCGGCGGCCTGACGCTTGCGAGGCCGCTGCTGGAGGTGGCGCGCGCAAGGCTGAGGGCGACGCTCGAGGTCGCGGGCCATCCCTGGATCGAGGATCCGTCGAACGATGACGAGACCTTCGAGCGCGTGCGCGTGCGCAAGGCCCTGCCCGGGCTTGCCGCCCTGGGGCTTACGCCGGAGGCGCTCGCCCGGACCGCGCGGCGCGCGCGAAAGGCCGCCGATGCGCTCGACGCGGTCGCCGCCGACACGCTGTCGCAGGCCGCCGTGCTCTGGGATGGCGGGTTCTGCACGCTCGACCGGGAGGCGCTGTTGCGGGCCGAGCCGGATATCGCGCAACGCATGATGCAGGCGCTGCTGGTGGCCGTCGGCGGGCTCGCCCATCCCCCGGCCCATGACGCGCTCGCGGGGCTTGCCGAATGGGCCGGCGGGGCAGAGGCCGGAGCGCGCACGCTCGCCGGCTGCCGGATCGCGCCGCGCAAGGGCCGGATCGTCGTGGCCCGCGAGGCCGGGCGGATGGGTGCGGCGGCGGTCGTGGCCGCGCGCCCCGGCGAGACGGTCTGGGACCGGCGTTTCCTGATCCGCCTCGGCGGTGGAACGGCGGTTGCGGAGGATGCCCATATCGCCCCGCTGGGCGCCGATGGGTGGGCGCGTCTGAGACAGCACGGGGATGTGCCGTCCATGCCCGCCTTTGTCGCTCACGGCCTGCCGGCCCTCTGGGACGGGCGGGCGTCTGCGCCCCTGGCCGTTCCGCATTTGCGCTATCTCAATGAAACGGCGGCGGGGACGGCGACGATGGAAGCGGAGTTTCTGGGCGGCCGCAGGCTTGCCATGCTGCCCCTGCGCCGGCTCGCCGTGGAGGGGCGCACAGGCGGCGTGTGA